A window of the Peromyscus leucopus breed LL Stock chromosome 22, UCI_PerLeu_2.1, whole genome shotgun sequence genome harbors these coding sequences:
- the LOC114685122 gene encoding zinc finger protein 883-like isoform X1, with protein sequence MRPKQEMEPVTFEDVAVNFTSGEWTLLDSSQRKLYRDVMKENFLNLISIEKTQEDVEEDYQNLRRNLGIQVVEKDGEYEHDSHCEKTQQEIPEHIVNGDIPPVITSYENSLCVRNIIDNLPSDVHLSDQTKEKPFEYKEPVEKAFKHEKSWEDMGHSESFQVHESSREKSCENQQCNTACGNLHCDQDQERTYTGNKHNENAFTNYEHGQIDERIHTEVKPFVCKQCGEAFVNSSHLISHERIHIVEKCYICKQCGKTFRYLSCFQKHERIHSGERPYACEQCGKGFIQLKYLLMHQRMHTGENYYECKHCEEIFTISSADNVHEKIHCGEKPYSCKHCGKAFTSPNDYNSCERIHTGENPFVCKKCGKAFKRLGHFMNHERIHTGEKPYACKHCGKAFTSSSDRNSHERIHTGEKPFVCKTCGKAFSRSDYLINHRRIHTGEKPYACKYCGKAFATSSDRNSHERIHTGERSFLCKKCGKVFILSGDLIKHERIHTGEKPYACKHCGKAFTTSSARNSHERIHTGEKPYTCKHCTKTFTTSSTRNSHEKTHTAEKHFACNLCEKTFNSQSSYYTHKKIHSMKEKLYVCKHCGKEFTYCGNFLKHERIHTIENLSM encoded by the exons ATGCGTCCGAAGCAGGAAATG GAGCCCGTGACCTTTGAGGATGTGGCTGTGAACTTTACCTCAGGAGAGTGGACTTTATTGGATTCTAGTCAAAGAAAGCTCTACAGAGATGTGATGAAGGAAAACTTTCTGAACCTGATCTCCATAG AGAAAACACAAGAAGATGTTGAAGAGGACTACCAGAATCTCAGGAGAAATCTGGG aattcagGTGGTTGAGAAAGATGGTGAATATGAACATGATAGTCACTGTGAAAAAACCCAGCAAGAGATTCCAGAACATATTGTTAATGGGGACATTCCTCCTGTTATAACATCATATGAAAACAGTTTGTGTGTCAGAAACATCATTGATAATTTACCCTCAGATGTGCACCTCAGTGATCAAACTAAAGAGAAACCATTTGAGTATAAGGAACCTGTGGAGAAGGCTTTTAAACATGAGAAATCTTGGGAAGATATGGGTCATTCTGAGTCATTTCAAGTACATGAAAGTTCCAGAGAGAAATCCTGTGAAAATCAACAATGTAATACAGCTTGTGGGAATCTCCATTGTGATCAGGATCAGGAGAGAACTTATACTGGAAATAAGCACAATGAGAATGCCTTTACAAACTACGAACATGGCCAGATAGACGAAAGAATCCATACTGAAGTAAAACCATTTGTGTGTAAGCAATGTGGAGAAGCCTTTGTTAATTCCAGTCACCTTATCAGTCATGAACGAATTCATATTGTAGAGAAGTGTTATATTTGCAAACAATGTGGAAAAACATTTAGATATTTGTCATGCtttcaaaaacatgaaagaattcaCAGTGGAGAGAGGCCTTATGCCTGTGAGCAATGtgggaaaggatttattcagtTGAAATACCTTCTCATGCACCAAAGAATGCACACTGGAGAGAATTATTATGAATGTAAACATTGTGAAGAAATCTTCACTATTTCCAGTGCTGATAATGTTCATGAAAAAATTCACTGTGGAGAGAAGCCGTATTCATGTAAACATTGCGGAAAAGCGTTCACTAGTCCCAATGACTATAATAGCTGTGAAAGGATTCACACTGGTGAGAATCCCTTTGTATGTAAAAAATGTGGGAAAGCATTCAAACGTTTGGGTCATTTTATGaaccatgaaagaattcatactggagagaagccttatgcATGTAAACATTGTGGAAAAGCCTTTACCAGTTCCAGTGACCGTAACAGTCATGAAAGaatacacactggagagaaaccctttgtATGTAAAACATGTGGGAAAGCATTCAGTCGTTCTGATTATCTTATCAATCATAGAAGGatacacactggagagaagccttatgcATGTAAGTATTGTGGAAAAGCCTTTGCTACTTCTAGCGACAGAAACAgccatgaaagaattcatactggtgaGAGATCCTTTCTATGTAAAAAATGTGGGAAAGTATTCATTCTTTCTGGTGATCTAATCAAGCATgaaagaattcacactggagagaagccttatgcATGCAAACATTGTGGAAAAGCTTTCACCACTTCAAGTGCCCGTAACAGTCATGagagaattcacactggagagaagccttataCATGTAAGCATTGCACAAAAACTTTCACCACTTCCAGTACCCGTAACAGTCATGAAAAAACTCACACAGCAGAGAAGCATTTTGCATGTAACCTTTGTGAGAAAACCTTTAATAGTCAGAGTTCCTATTATACTCATAAAAAAATTCATTCTATGAAAGAGAAACTTTATGTATGTAAACATTGTGGGAAAGAATTCACTTATTGTGGTAATTTCCTCAAacatgaaagaattcacactATAGAAAACTTGTCCATGTGA
- the LOC114685122 gene encoding zinc finger protein OZF-like isoform X2 has product MKENFLNLISIEKTQEDVEEDYQNLRRNLGIQVVEKDGEYEHDSHCEKTQQEIPEHIVNGDIPPVITSYENSLCVRNIIDNLPSDVHLSDQTKEKPFEYKEPVEKAFKHEKSWEDMGHSESFQVHESSREKSCENQQCNTACGNLHCDQDQERTYTGNKHNENAFTNYEHGQIDERIHTEVKPFVCKQCGEAFVNSSHLISHERIHIVEKCYICKQCGKTFRYLSCFQKHERIHSGERPYACEQCGKGFIQLKYLLMHQRMHTGENYYECKHCEEIFTISSADNVHEKIHCGEKPYSCKHCGKAFTSPNDYNSCERIHTGENPFVCKKCGKAFKRLGHFMNHERIHTGEKPYACKHCGKAFTSSSDRNSHERIHTGEKPFVCKTCGKAFSRSDYLINHRRIHTGEKPYACKYCGKAFATSSDRNSHERIHTGERSFLCKKCGKVFILSGDLIKHERIHTGEKPYACKHCGKAFTTSSARNSHERIHTGEKPYTCKHCTKTFTTSSTRNSHEKTHTAEKHFACNLCEKTFNSQSSYYTHKKIHSMKEKLYVCKHCGKEFTYCGNFLKHERIHTIENLSM; this is encoded by the exons ATGAAGGAAAACTTTCTGAACCTGATCTCCATAG AGAAAACACAAGAAGATGTTGAAGAGGACTACCAGAATCTCAGGAGAAATCTGGG aattcagGTGGTTGAGAAAGATGGTGAATATGAACATGATAGTCACTGTGAAAAAACCCAGCAAGAGATTCCAGAACATATTGTTAATGGGGACATTCCTCCTGTTATAACATCATATGAAAACAGTTTGTGTGTCAGAAACATCATTGATAATTTACCCTCAGATGTGCACCTCAGTGATCAAACTAAAGAGAAACCATTTGAGTATAAGGAACCTGTGGAGAAGGCTTTTAAACATGAGAAATCTTGGGAAGATATGGGTCATTCTGAGTCATTTCAAGTACATGAAAGTTCCAGAGAGAAATCCTGTGAAAATCAACAATGTAATACAGCTTGTGGGAATCTCCATTGTGATCAGGATCAGGAGAGAACTTATACTGGAAATAAGCACAATGAGAATGCCTTTACAAACTACGAACATGGCCAGATAGACGAAAGAATCCATACTGAAGTAAAACCATTTGTGTGTAAGCAATGTGGAGAAGCCTTTGTTAATTCCAGTCACCTTATCAGTCATGAACGAATTCATATTGTAGAGAAGTGTTATATTTGCAAACAATGTGGAAAAACATTTAGATATTTGTCATGCtttcaaaaacatgaaagaattcaCAGTGGAGAGAGGCCTTATGCCTGTGAGCAATGtgggaaaggatttattcagtTGAAATACCTTCTCATGCACCAAAGAATGCACACTGGAGAGAATTATTATGAATGTAAACATTGTGAAGAAATCTTCACTATTTCCAGTGCTGATAATGTTCATGAAAAAATTCACTGTGGAGAGAAGCCGTATTCATGTAAACATTGCGGAAAAGCGTTCACTAGTCCCAATGACTATAATAGCTGTGAAAGGATTCACACTGGTGAGAATCCCTTTGTATGTAAAAAATGTGGGAAAGCATTCAAACGTTTGGGTCATTTTATGaaccatgaaagaattcatactggagagaagccttatgcATGTAAACATTGTGGAAAAGCCTTTACCAGTTCCAGTGACCGTAACAGTCATGAAAGaatacacactggagagaaaccctttgtATGTAAAACATGTGGGAAAGCATTCAGTCGTTCTGATTATCTTATCAATCATAGAAGGatacacactggagagaagccttatgcATGTAAGTATTGTGGAAAAGCCTTTGCTACTTCTAGCGACAGAAACAgccatgaaagaattcatactggtgaGAGATCCTTTCTATGTAAAAAATGTGGGAAAGTATTCATTCTTTCTGGTGATCTAATCAAGCATgaaagaattcacactggagagaagccttatgcATGCAAACATTGTGGAAAAGCTTTCACCACTTCAAGTGCCCGTAACAGTCATGagagaattcacactggagagaagccttataCATGTAAGCATTGCACAAAAACTTTCACCACTTCCAGTACCCGTAACAGTCATGAAAAAACTCACACAGCAGAGAAGCATTTTGCATGTAACCTTTGTGAGAAAACCTTTAATAGTCAGAGTTCCTATTATACTCATAAAAAAATTCATTCTATGAAAGAGAAACTTTATGTATGTAAACATTGTGGGAAAGAATTCACTTATTGTGGTAATTTCCTCAAacatgaaagaattcacactATAGAAAACTTGTCCATGTGA